The Methanothermobacter sp. sequence GATGGGATGGTTTCATAGTCACGAACCCAAATTGTACTACGATAGCTCTTACATTGACTTTAAAGCCCATACATGACCATTATACTATAAAAAGAGTTTATGTAGCTACTATGCAAGCTGTTTCAGGCGCTGGATACAATGGAGTCCCATCAATGGCCATAATAGATAATATAATCCCCTATATTGGGGGTGAAGAGGAGAAGATAGAGACAGAGACGTTACATCTTCTTGGCGAATTAGAGGATGGTAAGGTCACACCTGCCCAGTTTGGTATAAGTGCATCTTGTCATAGGGTTCCCGTACTTGATGGGCACACAGAGGCCGTCTTCATAGAACTTGAGGAAGATTTTGAAATCGATGATATAAAAAGGGTCATGGATGAATTTCAAGGGATACCGCAGAAGTTGGAGTTGCCTTCCGCGCCTGAAAAACCAATAATTGTAAGGGAAGATGAGGACAGACCACAGCCACGTATGGACAGGGACGAATCCAATGGGATGGCTGTTACGGTTGGTAGGCTTCGAAGGGATGCTGCATTTGAGAATAGTCTAAGGTATGTGCTGGTTGGTCATAATACGATACGTGGAGCTGCAGGTGCATCAATATTAAATGCAGAGTTAATAAATGAGATAATATTCTAGAAATGTTCGAGAGTCTACTGGAAGGTTTGTATCATCTGAATCTTTTATTACTTTATTTTTTTAATGTTCAAATGCGTAATCCTTTTTTTGATTTTTTGATGCCGATTATAACATTTGCGGGGACCCAGGTATTCTGGATAATCGTGTCCATAGTACTTTTCATCTTTTTTGGTGATAAGGGTAAGAGAGTGGCTTTCACATGCCTTTTAGCCCTTTTTTTAGGCTATTTTTTGAGCGAGTTTTTAAAGGCCATTTTTCAAGTTCCCCGCCCATTTGAAGTTATAGGGTGGGTGAGGCCTTATACCCTTGTTGGGGGTTATTCTCTACCTTCTGGTCATAGTATAGCTGCCTTTAGCGGATTTTTAATCCTTGGGGTGAAATATGGTAGGCTTCCTATTTTCTTTTTCTTGGCTGTTTTAGTGGGAATTTCCAGAATTTATATGGGCCTACATTATCCATCAGATGTTATTATGGGAGCTTTAATTGGGATATTATGCGCATTAATTTCTCTTAGGGTTGAAGAAAAATTTTTTAAGTTTTTGAAGGATAAATATCAGAGAGGATGAGCAGTGATTTTTTTCAAGTGATTAACATGTTTCTTAAAGATTCAGAGAAAGAGGAATTAAGGCGTCTTGTTAAGGCATGCATGCTTGAAATAAGTAAATTAGAACTGGAACTTGAAAATTGCAAGAAGAGAAAGGATGAAAGTGAAAAGCTGGAAAGATTAGAGAAAGAATTGGCAAAGAAAGATGAGCGCATAAAGGAGCTTGAAAAATTTTTAAAGGAAAAGGATAAACTCATAGAGAATCTGAATAAGATTTTAAGC is a genomic window containing:
- a CDS encoding phosphatase PAP2 family protein translates to MPIITFAGTQVFWIIVSIVLFIFFGDKGKRVAFTCLLALFLGYFLSEFLKAIFQVPRPFEVIGWVRPYTLVGGYSLPSGHSIAAFSGFLILGVKYGRLPIFFFLAVLVGISRIYMGLHYPSDVIMGALIGILCALISLRVEEKFFKFLKDKYQRG
- the asd gene encoding aspartate-semialdehyde dehydrogenase encodes the protein MVDVGVLGATGMVGQRFIELLDKHPEFEVKVLTASPRSEGKRYEEAAKWYLQSKMPESVKDIKVVGTDPSKVGDVDILFSALPADIAAKVEPKFAEKYVVASNASAMRMEPDVPLVIPEVNPDFLDLIEVQQKRRGWDGFIVTNPNCTTIALTLTLKPIHDHYTIKRVYVATMQAVSGAGYNGVPSMAIIDNIIPYIGGEEEKIETETLHLLGELEDGKVTPAQFGISASCHRVPVLDGHTEAVFIELEEDFEIDDIKRVMDEFQGIPQKLELPSAPEKPIIVREDEDRPQPRMDRDESNGMAVTVGRLRRDAAFENSLRYVLVGHNTIRGAAGASILNAELINEIIF